In Sphingobium amiense, a genomic segment contains:
- a CDS encoding cold-shock protein translates to MPIGTVKFFNADKGYGFLAPETGGDDSFVHISAVERAGMVTLQKDQRLQYEVETDQRGKQSAVNLESA, encoded by the coding sequence ATGCCCATCGGCACAGTAAAATTCTTCAATGCAGACAAAGGCTATGGTTTTCTAGCTCCTGAAACGGGTGGCGATGATAGCTTCGTCCATATCAGCGCCGTAGAACGCGCTGGCATGGTGACGCTGCAGAAAGATCAGCGTCTTCAATATGAAGTCGAGACCGATCAACGCGGCAAACAGTCTGCGGTGAATCTCGAATCTGCCTGA